CACGGAGGACCAACTCTCACAATGAGTACAGCAGTCTATCAATTACCACTCGCCGGCGGCCTCATCTTCCACGCCGGCTATCAAGCCGAATTACTCCAAGACGGCGACATCGACACCAGTCAGTTGGAGATCGACGCCCAAGTGCGCTCCGGGTACTACTTTGTCACTCTCGCCACCACCCTCGAGGCCATTGCCCAAAAGCTGCCCCATGAGCAACTCTCCTCGCGTGTCATGCTCGATAAGCTGACCCAAGATCTCGAATACCTGCACCAAAATTACGTCATCATTAAGGAGCCGCGCGCCTAATCACCGCATCACAGCTCGCTATCAGCAAAAACCGTTACGGTACCCTCATGAACCGCCTCGCCCGCAACGCCCACTATCTGGCCTGGACCATTGTGGCGCTTTCGGTGGCTATGAGTTTATATTTTTCCGATATTCGCGGGTTTGTGCCCTGCAATTTGTGCTGGTACGCGCGCATCCTCATGTACCCGCTGGTTGTCATCATTGGCGTGGGCATCCTGCGGCGTGAGCGGCATTGGGTCGCCTATGCCGTCCCGCTCGTGGGTGCCGGCTGGCTGCTCGAGCTCTACCATTCGTTGCTCCAATGGGGGATTGTGCCCGAGACTCTCGCTCGTTGTATTGCGACAGTGCCGTGTACTACCAAGTACATCAACTATTTCGGCTTCATCACCATTCCATTTCTGGGGCTGCTGGCTTTCACCGCCATAGGTGTATGTTTGTGGCTCTATCATAGGGCAAACATCGATTAAATTCGGGCCATCACGGCTGCGGAAGCGGGGCCTCGTTACCGAGGCCCCGTCCCTAACCTCCCGACTCGTGGCCCCCAATCGAGGTAGCTACTTCGCTCCAGAGTGCCCGGCCGGTCGGACCGAGCTCTCTCAGGGTCACCTGCACCATCACGCAGAGCGCGGCCACGCCGATATATCCCGCCGCCCGAGCAAAGTAGGGCACGGCGAGCGCCGCCACCATGATGGCGACAGCTCCCACTGTATCGGCCAGCAAATGTGCCGAAAGTCCGACATGGCCATGGCAGTGGGTGAGGCGATAACACGCAACGTTGACCACCAGGCTCCCAAAACCCAGGAGAAAGAGCAGACTGGTCTCCCGGCCTCCCGGCTCAATCATCCCGATGGTGAGATCACTCTGCGTGACCAGCCCGCCGGCATACGCTGCGGGTGCGGATACACCCAGCAGAAGGCGGGTAATTTTTTGACCTCCACCGCGCACGAACGGATGCCTCGAAGTAGCCAGGGCCTCCTCTATAAGGTAGGCCACGCACAGCACGAGTGCGTCCATGAGATTGTGTATGCCGTCGGCTGCCACGAGACTGCCGTGGGACTGTACGCCCGAAACCAGGATCTCACCGGTTCCCAGGAGCATAAAACCGACCACGGCCACGAGCACGGCCATCACCTCCAGAGGTGTCGATGTAGGGGGTTAAGCTTGAGGCCCGGCATTACGCCGACCCCCAAGCGCCCAATGTACGTGGTCCCTCGCGTTTATGCAAAAAAACTGCATATACAACAAAAACTGCAACACCCGTCGATACTCACGCCGGCCCAAATCCTGTAACCTAGAAGCAATGATCACCATCTTTCAAGCCATCGTCCTCGGCCTGCTCCAAGGTGCCTCCGAACTCTTCCCCGTCTCGAGCCTCGGCCACAGTGTAGTGCTGCCGCAGCTGCTCGGCTGGAACATTCGCCCGAGTGACAACGCCTTTATCGTATTTCTGGTAGCCACCCATGTGGCCACCGCGCTCGTGCTCATCGGATTCTACTGGCGGACCTGGCTGGGCGTGGTGCGGGGCCTGCTGCGGTCGGTGCGCCAGCGCGCAATCCGCGCCGACGACGCCGAGGCCAAGCTGGGCTGGCTGCTCATCGTGGGCACGCTGCCGGCTGGCCTGCTCGGCTTGCTGTTTGAGCGCCAAATCCGCGACACTTTCGTGAGCGCTCGATCAGCGGCGCTGTTTCTGATGCTCAATGGCCTCCTGTTGCTCGGCGCCGAATACCTCCGCCGCCGCGCCCACTCCAGCGACAGCCGCCGCCCCGCCGACGAGCGCATCGCCCGCGTCGGCGGGGGACAGGCGCTCGCGGTGGGGGCTTCGCAGGCGTTGGCGCTCATCCCGGGTCTGTCGCGCTCCGGCGCCACCATGGGCGGCGGTTTGCTCGCGGGCTTGTCGCACGAAGACGCCGCCCGCTTCGCTTTTTTGCTCGCCACGCCCATCATTTTGGCGGCGGGCGTCCTCAAATTGCCCGCCCTGGCGCGGCCCGAAAACCATGCCCTGCTCGGCCCGGCACTCGTGGGTGGCCTCTGCGCCGCACTCTCGGCCTACGCGACGGTTAAATTCCTCACGCGCTACTTCCACTCGGGCAGTCTGCGGCCATTTGGCATCTATTGCCTCGCCGCCGGCCTGCTCGCCACCCTCGCCTTTTTGTAATTCTGCCCAAGGCCACTCGTCCTCGATTTGGCATAATAGCTCTAGCCAATAAAGGAGATAAACTCATGGCCAAATATAGCCCTGCAGCCTCAAGAGAGATCGAGAAAACGATGCACGAGCACAAACATGAAGGCAAATTTTCCAGCGACAAGCAGGCTGTCGCCGTGGGCCTCAGCAAAGCGCGCCAAAAAGGCGCCAAAGTCCCGCGCAAGAAGCCTTAGCGGCTGCGACGCAACGTGGCCGCTCCCAGCAGCAACGCCCCCACGATAAACGCCGCAATCACTACCAGGTCGCGCACCAGGTCGTCGGTCCAACCGCTATAATTCGTAATCTGCTTCATGGCGTCCACCAAATACGTCAGCGGCATCACGTTGGCAAACCACTGGAGCGGCTCACCCATGGCATCACGCGCCACAAACAGGCCACAGGTGAGCAGCTGTGGCAGCACAAACGCGGGCAAAAATTGCACCGCCTGGAATTCACTTCGTGCAAACGCGCTCAAAAACAGTCCCAGCGACATACCCAATACCCCCGCCAGCACCGCCACGAGCAACAGCCGGCCGGCCCCGCCCTGCACCGTTACGTCCAGCCATCCCAGCGTTACCGAGCTCACGAGCACGCCTTGCACAATGGTAAGTCCCGCGAACGCCAGCGCATAACCCAGCAGCAAATCCAGCTTGGCAATCGGCAGCGTCAGCAGCCGCTCCAGCGTGCCGGCCGTGCGTTCGCGCAAGGTGGCCACCGATGTCACCACAAACATCACGGTAAACGGGAACACTCCCAGCACCATCGGCGCCAGATGCGAGAACGTGGTGGTAGCGTCATTAAACACATACCGCATCACGAGCATCAGCATCGTGGGCACGAGCAGCATCAGGGCAATGGTGCGGTGATCATGGCGCAACTGCCGCAGCACCCGCGCAGCAGTGGCAAACGTGCGGCGGGGGCTCACGACGCCGCTCCCACGAGCCGCAAAAACGCCGCTTCCATGTCGTGCGTGTCGGTTTGGCCCATCAACTGGGCCGGCGTACCCGTAGCCAGCACAGCACCTTCACGCAGGAGTACGAGGTTATCGCATCGCCTGGCTTCGTCCATGACATGGCTCGATACCAACAGCGTCACGCCGGCGCGCGCCAGCTCATGAAATTGCTCCCACAGCTCCTGGCGCAGCACGGGGTCGAGTCCCACAGTGGGCTCGTCGAGCACCAACACCTTGGGAGAGCCCAGCAATGCCACCGCCAGCGACACCCGCGCGCGCTGCCCGCCACTCAATCGCCCCACCAGTTGAGTAGACTGTGCCTCCAGCCGCACCCGGGTCGTCACCTCGCGCACTCGCGCCCCACCTGCGCCCACCATGGCGCCAAAGTAGCGCAGGTTTTCGTGCACGGTCAGATCCGGATACACCGCCGGCGCTTGCGTCACGTAGCCCACGAGCGGCCGCAGCTGGGCCGCCCCCGCCGATAGGCCGAGCACTCGCGACGCCCCGCTGCCCGGCCGCTGCAAGCCCACGAGCACGCGCATCAGCGTGGTCTTGCCCGCCCCCGATGGCCCCAGCAGACCAGTGACCTTCGCTTCCGGTATCGCCACCGAAACGTCGCGCAATACCACATCGTGTTCCAATTTCACCGTCACATGGTCAAATTCAACAGCCGCTTTCATGTTCCCATAGTACTCCCGCTACGAGGTTCTGCCGAATCTCGGCGACCGGTGTATCATGAGGCAATGCCGCACATCCACACCCAGCCCGGACATCACGACCTCACCACCTCGGCCTTCATCATCCGCACCGACGGCCCCGAACCTACGGTGGTGTTGCACGTCCACCGCAAACGGCCCAAATTATTCCAATTTGGTGGCCACGTTGAATTAGACGAAAACCCCTGGCAAGCGCTCGTGCGCGAACTCCAGGAAGAATCCGGCTACGACATCGCGCAATTGACGGTGCTGCAGCCGCCGGGCTCGTTTCGTGAGCGTTTTTCCGGCACTGCCAACCACCCCCTGCCGTTTTATTTCAACACCCATCACGCCGAAAACCCCGATCACCTTCACTACCACTCCGACCTCAGCCACGCCATGTTGGCCGCCGGGGAGCCGGCGCATCCCATCGACCCGCGCGAATCCCAGGCCATCCACCGCTTCACCGCCGCCGACGTGCGCGCGCTGCCGACCACCGACATTTTCGACCAAACCCGCACCAATGCGCTCTATATTCTCGAGCATCTCATGCACCACTGGGAAGCGGTGCCTGCCAGTCGGTGGCCCGTCTGATACAGTAGAATCATGAAGATTGTTTGGCGCTGGATCGCCTATAGCCTGCTGGCCGCTCATTTTGCCGTGGTCCTCACCATTTGGCTCACCACCTCGCTCGAGCTGTTTCGCGCCGGCGCCGGCAGCACGCTGCTTTCCCTGGCACAGCTCGCCGGCCTGCTCGCGGCCGCCTGCGCGCTGCTGCAATTCATGCTCATGGGCCGCTCGCCGTGGATCGAGCGAGCCTTTGGCCTCGAACGCATCGCCAAGCTCCATCGCCTCAACGGCTATGCCACCATCAGCCTCATCCTCACCCACACCACGCTCGTCACGCTCGGCTACGCAGCGCTCACCGGCAGCGGCCTCATTCCCCAATTCACCACCTTCCTTACCAAATTCAACGACGTTATCTACGCCTTTATCGCCGAGCTACTATTCCTCACCATAGTTGGCAGTTCCATCTACATCGTCCGGCGCCGGCTGCCCTACGAGCGCTGGTATTGGGTGCATCTCATGGTGTATCTGGCCATCGTTCTGGCGTTTTTCCACCAAACCAAAGTGGGCGGCAGCTTCCTCAGCCAGCCGGCCTACATCGTCTACTGGTACGCGCTCTACGGCTTCGTGGCGCTCAACGTGTTCACCGGCCGGTTGTTCCTGCCCGCCTACAACTACTGGCGTTTTCGCTTTGCCATCGATGAAATCGTGCCTGAAACCGCCGATACAGTTTCAATTTACATCCACGGCCGTGGCCTCGAACGATTTCGGGCTCGGCCGGGGCAGTTTGTCATAATTTGGCTACCCCAAGCCAAATTATGGCTAGAAGAACATCCTTTTTCGCTCTCCGGTCTGCCGCATGACGGCCGCCTGCGTCTCACCGTCAAAGCCGTCGGTGATTACACCTCTCGGCTGCCAAAATTGCTCAAATCCGGCGCACCGGTCGTAATTGCCGGTCCGTACGGCCAATTTACCCCCGCGCCCACTGCCCGCCCCCGCCGGCTCTATCTCGCTGGAGGTGTCGGCATCACGCCGCTGCGTACCCTGCTCGAGGCGCAGACGCCGGAGCAGGAGAGCGTGCTCATCTACGGCAACAAAACTCCGGCCGACACCATATTTGCAGATGAGCTCGCTCAGCTAGCCACCCGTATAAAGCTTCGAATTCACCACGTATACTCCGAAGCTCCCACCTACGCCGGCGAAACCGGCCGCATCGACACCGCCCGCATCGAGCGGCTGGTGCCCGATTTCCGCGACCGCGAGGTCTACCTGTGCGGCCCGCCGCCCATGATGGCCGGTCTCGCCAAAGGCCTCATCGCCGCCGGCCTAGCGCCCGCTCGTCTCCACTACGAACGTTTTGCGCTCCACCCCGTTTCGAGTTGAGCCGCTCGTAGTCGCGCGATCATCAGAGCCGTCCCCATGTATGCTGGTACCAGCACGAGGTTGCCCACGAGCATGGTGCGGTAAAATGGCAAACCGGCCACGTAGCACTCCGTGAGCCCCGCCCACGTCTTAGCGTAAAGCGTCCCGTCACCCAGCAGCCACACTCCAAAGTTGGTCCAAACGAAGAAAAACACCGATCCACCGACCGCCATGCCGACCGACGCCGCCAGCAGCCGCGCCGGTCGGCCCGTGAACCGTCGCAGTACGAGCCCGGCCAGCCCGATCAGCGCAAACGCCGACCACGTAAACAGCAAAATATTCGAATTACCAATCAAAATATCGCTGACCGCCATGATCGCCAGCGGCACCACGACCGCCGTTCGGCGCCCCAAAAACGCCGCTGCCACCAGCGCCGAAGCCGTCACAATCTCCAAATTCGGCGCGATCGAATACTGCCAATTCACCAGCCGCCACACCACTGCCGTCGCAATAAGCCCCGCCGCCACCAACCAAGTTGCCGAAAATCTCTTCATAGCCACCCCTTTACAAGTTTCCCCATTTTAGTAATCTATCGACTTTTTAGCAATGATTCCCGAATCATAGGGGTGTTTAATCTTAACCATTTCCGTAATGAGGTCCGCCCGCTCGAGCAATTCCGGCAGCTCTTTGCCGCGGTGGCCGGTGAGCACCAGATCCAGATCGCGCGGTTTGCTATCTACCAGCTCCAGCACCGGCGCGAGCTCAAGCAGCCCGCCGACCACCGAGCCGATGATTTCATCGAGCACCACCACGTCGTACTCGCCGGAGGCCACTTTGACGCTCGCCAGAGCCAGCGCCTCCTGGGCCGCCTCCACATGCTCATCCGGCGGCAGATTATCGCCCAGAATCTGATAAAACCCCTTGCCCGCCTGCAAAAACTCCACATTCGGCAGCGCGTCAAACCCACCCTTTTCGCCCGTAAACCACGTCTTCACAAACTGGATCACGAGCACCCGCTTGCCATACCCCGCCGCCCGCAGCGCCAGCCCCATCGCGGCCGTCGTCTTGCCCTTGCCGTCGCCGGTGTACACAATCACCAAGCCGTGATCCGCTTCGCGCAGTTCTTGGTTTTCCATCACGCTCCTTAATTGATTATTAATCTAAAATATGATATAAAAACCTCGTTTGTAACCACCTCGCCCAACCATCGAGCGAAAGCGGGTTGATGTGCCTTCAAACAGTGCCCCTCGTTATGTCACCAGCCGGCAAATGAACCGCATCAAGCGCAATGAGAGGTTAGCGGTAGCGGCCCTGCTGGCGTGTCTAGCAGGAGTAGGAGCCTTAGCGATCGTGGGCAGCCGTACCTCAATCGTCCAAGAGGGCTCGATCGATGGCTGGTGGAGCACGCCGGATCAAGGCACGTGCAGATTCCACCTGGTTCCTGACGTTGGCCCTGGGGCGAAGCACTGGTCCGACGCCCAACGTGGGGACATCTGCCAAGGTGGCCAGCCGCACTCCTACATTATTCGCAAGGATGCCAACGGCGTCCTCAAGCTCGAAGTAGCCGACCGCCGCTAGCCGGCCCCAAAGACGGAGCCTGGTTGCACCGGACAGTCAGGCTCAGCGCGATCTAGATCACTAGGTCGCGTTTAGCTTTTTAGAGAGTGAAAGAGCAGCTAGCGCGTAGAGCGGAGGGAAAACTCTCCGACAGGCGAGTGTCGGTTCTGATATCGGATCTCGCGAAGAGACGGATAGCGTTCGTTCGCCCGAGGGGAGTTTCCCCGCAGCTAAAAACTCAGCGGAAGGATCTTAGCACTTACTAAACCCGCAAATCTCACACTTCTGGCAGCCCTCAATGAACCGCAGGCTCGCATTGCCGCACTCCGGGCACAGATCGGTCTGGGCCTTGGCGCCCAGGTTGACGCTCGCCGCCACGGCCGTGCTGGCCGGCGCCGCTACCGCAGCCGGTCCCATCGGCGCGTCGGCTACGTTGGCGCTGCTAGCCGCCGTGCTGTCGGCTACTCCCGCTCCTGCGACCACCGCGGCCTGCTCGCCGGCCTTCGTTGACTCGTGCTCGCGCAGCACCTTGGCCACCGCGTCAGCCAGCGAGCGCACCCGCTGCGGGCCAAATCCGGCCGCCCCCGAGCCGCCGATACCGTTGAGCTGCTCCACCACATTTTGCGCAATGCGATCACTCGAGTACACGCTGGGGATTCTGAAGGCCAGCGAAATGAGGCGGCCCATCGCCTCGGCGTCGGCCATGATGTCTGATCCCGCCCGGCCCAAGTTCACGAATACCTCGAAAATGTTGCCTTCATCGTCCTCGTTGATCGAGATGAAAGCCGTACCGATCGGCGTGGCCACTTTGTAGGTGTGCCCCGCCAATACTCCTGGCCGCGGTTTCATTTCTACCGGCACGCCCACCAGTGCCGCTTCGCCGGCCGCCAGCTTCTTGCCGGCCAGCTGGTCGTAGTACGAACCATCCTTCTTCACCTCCAAGATTTGCTTTTGGCGGCTCCCGTCGCGGTAAATCGTGATGCCCTTGCAGCCCGACTCGTACGCCATCCAGTAAGCATCGCGCACGTCTTGCACCGTGGCTTCGTTGTTGAAGTTAATCGTCTTGGAAATGGCGTTGTCGGTGTATTTCTGGAAGGCCGCTTGAGCCTTCAGGTGCCACTCCGGCGTAATGTCGCCGGCCACCACGAAGGTGCGCCGCAGGTCTTCCGGCAGCTCGTCCATATTCTGGATCGATCCGCCGTTGGCCTGAATCTTCTCGAGCAACTCCTCCGAATACAACCCGCGCTCTTCCAGTGCGCGCACAAAATACGGGCTGCTCTGGAACATGCGCTTGCCCTCAATGGTGTTCTTGGAGTAGGTGAGCGCAAACAACGGCTCACACCCGCTCGAGCAGTCGGCCAGCATGGCTGTGGTGCCCGTGGGCGCGATGGTGGTGCGGGCGCCGTTGCGGGGGCGAATCTCGCCAGCCTTGTCGTAGATGGAGCCCTTAAAGGCCGGGAATACGCCGCGCACCCGCGCCAGGTCGATTGAAGCATTGTCAGATTCAGCCTGCACAAATTTCATCACGCGCTCGGCGGCTGCGTTGCCTTCGGGCGTGTTGTAGCCAATGTTCATCTGGAGCAGCGCGTCGGCGTAACCCATGATGCCCAGGCCAATCCGGCGGATGGCGCGCGTGGTGATGCGCACCGCCTCGATCGGGTACTCATTCATGTCGAGCACGTCATCGAGGAAGCGCGTGCCATTGTGCACCACGGCCCGCAGGCGCTCCCAGTCAAAATCATCGCCGGCCTCGTTCACGAATTTTGCCAGGTTGATTTGGCCCAGGGTGCAGGCGTCGTAGGGGAGCAGGGGCTGCTCGCCACACGGATTGGTGGCCTCAATCATCCCCAGCTGCGGCGTCGGGTTGGCACGCGAATTGTTGATGCGGTCGATCATGATCATCCCCGGGTCGCCGTACTGGTAAGCCAGGCGGGTGATGAGGTCGTACATTTTCTTGGCGTTGAGGCGGCCGGTTTCTTGCTTGGTGTGAGGATTTACCAGCGCGTAACCACGGTTCGGATCGCTCTCGTCGGCCCATTCGTGCAGTTTTTTCACCACCGCGTCTAGCCGCACCAGCTTCAGATCGAGGTCGCGGGTTTGGTGAGCTTCGCGCACCTCCTCCATGAGGCCCTCAAAGTCCAAAGCGTCTTCGTAATCGGCCGGCAGATGCTCTCCGTCACGCTTCACCGCCTCGTAAAACGCCTCGTCTACCGTCACCGAAATATTAAAGTTGGTCAGCGAAAACTCGTCCACTTTGTAGATCGCAAACAGCAAAATGTCCGGGTGATTGTAGTGCAAAATGCCCATGTTGGCCCCGCGCCGCACGCCGCCCTGGCGAATGCTAGAGGTCACGTCGTTGTAGGTCTGCATAAACGCCACCGGCCCAGTCGTGGTGCCGCCAGAGCTTTGGATGACGTCGCCCTTGGGGCGCAGCCGCGAAAAACTAAACCCAGTGCCGCCGCCGCTCTTGTGAATGCGCGCCATATCGGTGGCCGTATCCAGGATGCCGTTCAGGTCGTCGGGTACCGGCAGCACGAAGCAGGCCGAGAGCTGCTCATTGGGCTTGCCGGCGTTGAGCATCGTGGGCGTATTGGCTACGTACTCCTGGCGCGCCATCATGCCATAAAACACGCGGGCCACCTCGAGGTGCTGCTGGCGGGGATTCTCGCTGTAGAGTCGCTCGGCCGTGGCGATGTTGTAGCAAATCCGCCACAGCATTTGCCGCGGGCTCTCGATCGGCGTGCCGTCTTTATCGCGAAACGCGTAGCGCGTGCGGCCAATGTACCAGGCGTTGTCCGAGTAATTTGGATCGGGCAGGTCCTCGGGCACCGGCGGTATTTCTTTGCCGATGGCGTACAGCTCTTCGAGGCGCTCTCGGTCTTCCGGCGTCTCGGCCTCGATGTTACTTGCTTTAATGGCTTGCGGCGTGCTCATCGCATGTCCCCTAAAATCTTATTTGTTGTATTGATCGAACGCGTACCGCTCCTACTTTTTCCCATCATGGAGCAATTCTTTCACCTCGCTCTGGAATGAGCGCACGTCGGTGAAGTCGCGGTAGACGCTGGCAAATCGGATGTACGCCACGTGGTCGAGCTGCTTAAGCCGTGGCATCACGAGCTCGCCGATGTCGTGGGCCTTTACTTCGCGCGTCTTGGCACTGCGAAGCTCGGCCTCCACTTCCTGCACAATCTGATCGACTTGCGCGCTCGTGACCGGCCGCTTGGCCGCCGCCAAGGTGATGCCGGTGCGGAGCTTGTCGGGATTGAACGATTCGCGCCGTCCGTCGTGCTTGGCCACCATGAGGTCCATCTGCTCCACCCGCTCATAGGTCGTGAAGCGCTGATGGCAGCCCAAGCACTCCCGGCGCCGCCGGGTGCTCACGGCGTCGGCTTCGCGCTTGTCGACCACTTTGGTGTCACAGCTGGCGCACATTGGGCAAACCATCGACACTCCCTTCCTGTCGGAATCACGCTCGCCATCGTCCCATGGCTTGCATCCTTCCGCCTACCTGCACATAATGATGTAGTTGCTGCACCACAACGAGTTGTGTTACGTTA
This portion of the Candidatus Saccharimonadia bacterium genome encodes:
- a CDS encoding disulfide oxidoreductase, with the translated sequence MNRLARNAHYLAWTIVALSVAMSLYFSDIRGFVPCNLCWYARILMYPLVVIIGVGILRRERHWVAYAVPLVGAGWLLELYHSLLQWGIVPETLARCIATVPCTTKYINYFGFITIPFLGLLAFTAIGVCLWLYHRANID
- a CDS encoding undecaprenyl-diphosphate phosphatase; protein product: MITIFQAIVLGLLQGASELFPVSSLGHSVVLPQLLGWNIRPSDNAFIVFLVATHVATALVLIGFYWRTWLGVVRGLLRSVRQRAIRADDAEAKLGWLLIVGTLPAGLLGLLFERQIRDTFVSARSAALFLMLNGLLLLGAEYLRRRAHSSDSRRPADERIARVGGGQALAVGASQALALIPGLSRSGATMGGGLLAGLSHEDAARFAFLLATPIILAAGVLKLPALARPENHALLGPALVGGLCAALSAYATVKFLTRYFHSGSLRPFGIYCLAAGLLATLAFL
- a CDS encoding DUF6496 domain-containing protein, encoding MAKYSPAASREIEKTMHEHKHEGKFSSDKQAVAVGLSKARQKGAKVPRKKP
- a CDS encoding ABC transporter permease, with protein sequence MSPRRTFATAARVLRQLRHDHRTIALMLLVPTMLMLVMRYVFNDATTTFSHLAPMVLGVFPFTVMFVVTSVATLRERTAGTLERLLTLPIAKLDLLLGYALAFAGLTIVQGVLVSSVTLGWLDVTVQGGAGRLLLVAVLAGVLGMSLGLFLSAFARSEFQAVQFLPAFVLPQLLTCGLFVARDAMGEPLQWFANVMPLTYLVDAMKQITNYSGWTDDLVRDLVVIAAFIVGALLLGAATLRRSR
- a CDS encoding ABC transporter ATP-binding protein, which produces MKAAVEFDHVTVKLEHDVVLRDVSVAIPEAKVTGLLGPSGAGKTTLMRVLVGLQRPGSGASRVLGLSAGAAQLRPLVGYVTQAPAVYPDLTVHENLRYFGAMVGAGGARVREVTTRVRLEAQSTQLVGRLSGGQRARVSLAVALLGSPKVLVLDEPTVGLDPVLRQELWEQFHELARAGVTLLVSSHVMDEARRCDNLVLLREGAVLATGTPAQLMGQTDTHDMEAAFLRLVGAAS
- a CDS encoding NUDIX domain-containing protein, producing MPHIHTQPGHHDLTTSAFIIRTDGPEPTVVLHVHRKRPKLFQFGGHVELDENPWQALVRELQEESGYDIAQLTVLQPPGSFRERFSGTANHPLPFYFNTHHAENPDHLHYHSDLSHAMLAAGEPAHPIDPRESQAIHRFTAADVRALPTTDIFDQTRTNALYILEHLMHHWEAVPASRWPV
- a CDS encoding ferredoxin reductase family protein — encoded protein: MKIVWRWIAYSLLAAHFAVVLTIWLTTSLELFRAGAGSTLLSLAQLAGLLAAACALLQFMLMGRSPWIERAFGLERIAKLHRLNGYATISLILTHTTLVTLGYAALTGSGLIPQFTTFLTKFNDVIYAFIAELLFLTIVGSSIYIVRRRLPYERWYWVHLMVYLAIVLAFFHQTKVGGSFLSQPAYIVYWYALYGFVALNVFTGRLFLPAYNYWRFRFAIDEIVPETADTVSIYIHGRGLERFRARPGQFVIIWLPQAKLWLEEHPFSLSGLPHDGRLRLTVKAVGDYTSRLPKLLKSGAPVVIAGPYGQFTPAPTARPRRLYLAGGVGITPLRTLLEAQTPEQESVLIYGNKTPADTIFADELAQLATRIKLRIHHVYSEAPTYAGETGRIDTARIERLVPDFRDREVYLCGPPPMMAGLAKGLIAAGLAPARLHYERFALHPVSS
- a CDS encoding DUF6580 family putative transport protein, with translation MKRFSATWLVAAGLIATAVVWRLVNWQYSIAPNLEIVTASALVAAAFLGRRTAVVVPLAIMAVSDILIGNSNILLFTWSAFALIGLAGLVLRRFTGRPARLLAASVGMAVGGSVFFFVWTNFGVWLLGDGTLYAKTWAGLTECYVAGLPFYRTMLVGNLVLVPAYMGTALMIARLRAAQLETGWSAKRS
- a CDS encoding cob(I)yrinic acid a,c-diamide adenosyltransferase, with the protein product MENQELREADHGLVIVYTGDGKGKTTAAMGLALRAAGYGKRVLVIQFVKTWFTGEKGGFDALPNVEFLQAGKGFYQILGDNLPPDEHVEAAQEALALASVKVASGEYDVVVLDEIIGSVVGGLLELAPVLELVDSKPRDLDLVLTGHRGKELPELLERADLITEMVKIKHPYDSGIIAKKSIDY
- a CDS encoding adenosylcobalamin-dependent ribonucleoside-diphosphate reductase codes for the protein MSTPQAIKASNIEAETPEDRERLEELYAIGKEIPPVPEDLPDPNYSDNAWYIGRTRYAFRDKDGTPIESPRQMLWRICYNIATAERLYSENPRQQHLEVARVFYGMMARQEYVANTPTMLNAGKPNEQLSACFVLPVPDDLNGILDTATDMARIHKSGGGTGFSFSRLRPKGDVIQSSGGTTTGPVAFMQTYNDVTSSIRQGGVRRGANMGILHYNHPDILLFAIYKVDEFSLTNFNISVTVDEAFYEAVKRDGEHLPADYEDALDFEGLMEEVREAHQTRDLDLKLVRLDAVVKKLHEWADESDPNRGYALVNPHTKQETGRLNAKKMYDLITRLAYQYGDPGMIMIDRINNSRANPTPQLGMIEATNPCGEQPLLPYDACTLGQINLAKFVNEAGDDFDWERLRAVVHNGTRFLDDVLDMNEYPIEAVRITTRAIRRIGLGIMGYADALLQMNIGYNTPEGNAAAERVMKFVQAESDNASIDLARVRGVFPAFKGSIYDKAGEIRPRNGARTTIAPTGTTAMLADCSSGCEPLFALTYSKNTIEGKRMFQSSPYFVRALEERGLYSEELLEKIQANGGSIQNMDELPEDLRRTFVVAGDITPEWHLKAQAAFQKYTDNAISKTINFNNEATVQDVRDAYWMAYESGCKGITIYRDGSRQKQILEVKKDGSYYDQLAGKKLAAGEAALVGVPVEMKPRPGVLAGHTYKVATPIGTAFISINEDDEGNIFEVFVNLGRAGSDIMADAEAMGRLISLAFRIPSVYSSDRIAQNVVEQLNGIGGSGAAGFGPQRVRSLADAVAKVLREHESTKAGEQAAVVAGAGVADSTAASSANVADAPMGPAAVAAPASTAVAASVNLGAKAQTDLCPECGNASLRFIEGCQKCEICGFSKC
- the nrdR gene encoding transcriptional regulator NrdR, encoding MCASCDTKVVDKREADAVSTRRRRECLGCHQRFTTYERVEQMDLMVAKHDGRRESFNPDKLRTGITLAAAKRPVTSAQVDQIVQEVEAELRSAKTREVKAHDIGELVMPRLKQLDHVAYIRFASVYRDFTDVRSFQSEVKELLHDGKK